CCGCGAAGGTTCGCTGGGCGCTGAAGTCGCCCGGCAGCTTCTCATACGCGCCCTCCACGTTCAGTTCCCAGGAGCCGCGCCGGTCGGCCCACTCGGTCGCCAGAATGCGCAGGAACTGGTCGCGGTGGGCGGGGTCGAGGACCGGGGCGATCACCTCGACGCGGCGGTCGAGGTTGCGGCTCATCCAGTCGGCGCTGCCGAAGTAGACCTCGGGATTTCCGGCGCCCGCGAAGGCGAAGATGCGGGCGTGCTCCAAGAAGCGCCCCAGCAGGCTGCGCACCCGGATATTTTCCGAGAGGCCGGGCACGCCGGGGCGCAGGCAGCACACCCCCCGGACGATCAGCTCGACGCGCACGCCCGCCGCCGAGGCCCGGTACAGCGCCTCGATCATGCCAGGGTCGGTGAGCGAATTGACCTTGACCCGCACCCAGGCGTCGTGCCCGGCGCCCGCGTGGGCGATCTCGCGGTCGATCAGGGCCACCAGGCCGGAACGGGCGGTGTCCGGCGCGACGAGGAGGTGGGCGTAGGTGGCCTCCGCGTACCCGGTGAGGTGGTTGAACAGTTCCGACACGTCAGCCCCCAGGCCCGCGTGGGCCGTGAGCAGGCTGAGGTCGGTGTACAGCCGGGCGGTCTTGGGGTTGTAGTTCCCGGTGCCGATGTGGACGTAGCGGCGCAGGCCGCCCTCCTCCCGGCGCACGACCAGTGTGACCTTGCCGTGGGTCTTGAGTCCGGCCACCCCGTAGACCACGTGTGCCCCCGCCCGCTCCAGCTTCCTGGCCCACGAGATATTGCGCTGCTCGTCGAAGCGGGCCTTGAGTTCGATCAGGGCGACGACCTGCTTGCCGTTCTCGGCCGCCTTGCGCAGCGCCCCCAGCAGCCGGGGGTCGTCCCCGGTGCGGTAGAGGGTCTGCTTGATCGCCAGCACCTGCGGGTCGGCGGCGGCCTCCTCCAGGAAGGCCAGCACCCCCTCGAAGCCGTCGTAGGGGTGGTGCAGCAGCACGTCGCCCCGCCCCAGCGCCTCGAAGACCTCCCCCTCCTCCTCGTCTCCGAGGTCGGGCACGGCGGGCACGTGGGGCGGAAAGGCGAGGTCGGGGCGGTCCACCGGCAGGCCCATCAGGTCGGCGGTGCCCAGCGGCCCCTCCAGCCGGAAGATGTCCTCGGGGGCCAGCCGCAGCCGCTCTTGCAAGAAGGTGATCAGGGGGGCGGGCATCCCCTGCCCCACCTCCAGCCGCACCGCCGAGCCGAAGCGCCGCCGCCGCAACCCGTCCTCGATGGTGGCGAGCAGGTCCTCGGCTTCCTCCTCCTCGAACTCGTAGTCGGTGTTGCGGGTGACCCGAAAGGGGTGCGCGGCGAGCACCGTGCGGCCCTTGAACAGCTCGCCGAGGTGCGCGGCGATCACGTCCTCCAGCAGCACGAGGCGGCCTTCGACCGCCACCACGCGCGGCAGCACGCCCACCGGCACCTTGACCCGCGCGAAGTCGGGGTCCTCGCCTTCCCCCGCGTCCAGCAGCACGGCGAGGTTGAGGCTGAGGTTGCTGAGGTATGGAAAGGGGTGGCTGGGGTCCACCACCAGGGGCGTCAGCACCGGCTGAATCTCGGCGAGGTAGCGCCCCCGCAGGGTCGCCCGCGCCCGCTTGCCCAGGTCCGCGATGCGCGAGAAGCGCACCCCCTCGCGGGCGAGGTCGTCGAGGGTTCGCCGGGCCGCCTGCTCGATCTGGCGCAGCATGTCGTGGGTCCGCTCGCGCACGAGATCCAGCGTCTGCCGGGGCAGCAGCCCGTCGGGGCCAGGGGTCTGCACCCCCGCCGCGATCTGGCGGTGCACCCCCGCCACGCGCACCATGAAGAACTCGTCGAGGTTGCTGCCGCAGATCGCCGCGTACCGCAGCCGCTCCAGCGGTGGATTGCGCTCGTCCCGCGCCTCGGCCAGCACCCGCGCGTTGAAGGCCAGCCACGACAACTCGCGGTTGAGAAAGGCGCTCTCCGGGTTGGCGACCGTGCTGAAGGTCCGCCCGGCCTCCTCCGTCTCCCGGCGGGCGGGGCGGCGGCGGGCGCGGGGCGGGGCGGGGTCAGCGGGGACGGGGCGAGAAGCGGACACAGCGGGCAACCTCGGGCGGGTGGGAAGCGGGAGAAAGCGGACGACCCGGCGCGGGGCCGGGTCACCATTGTCTCAGATGGGAGGCGGAATTGGCGCCCAGGCGTGCTTAGACCGCGTTTACGCCCGCTTGAACAGCAGCGCCGCGTTCTGCCCGCCGAAGGCGAAGGAGTTGCTCAGCGCGTACTCGACCTTCTGTTCCCGCGCCCCTTCCGGGATGTAATCGAGGTCGAGCAGGGGGTCGGGGTCGGTCAGGTTGAGGGTGGGCGGCAGGATGCCGTCGTACAGCGCCTGCGCCACCGCGATGGCCTCCACCGCGCCCGCCGCGCCCAACAGGTGCCCGGTCATGGACTTGGTAGAACTGACGGCCAGCTCGTGGGAGTGGGCGCCGAAGACATGCTTGATCCCCTGCGTCTCGTGCAGGTCATTGAAGTGAGTGCTGGTGCCGTGCGCGTTGATGTACCCCACCTGCTCGGGGTTCACGCCCGCCGTCGCCAGCGCCATCCGCATGGCGACCTGGGCGCCGCGTCCCTCGGGGGCCGGGAGGGTGATGTGGTGCGCGTCGGCGCTGGTGCCGTAGCCCACGATCTCGGCGTAGATGGTCGCGCCCCGCGCCTTGGCCTTCTCGTAGTCCTCCAGCACGACCACGCCCGCGCCCTCGCCCAGCACGAAGCCGTCGCGGGAGGCGGAAAAGGGACGGCTGGCCTCCTGCGGGGCGTCGTTGCGGGTCGAGAGGGCCTTCATGTTGGAAAAGCCGCCGACCGCGATGGGCGTGACGGCCGCCTCGGTGCCGCCCGCGAGCATCACGTCCGCGAGCCCGAGCTGGATATAGCGGGCCGCGTCGCCCACCGACCCCGTGCCGGTCGCGCAGGCGGTGACCACCGTGCTGCTGGGGCCGGTCGCGCCGTAGCGCATGGCGACGTGCCCGGTCGCCATATTGGCGATCATCATCGGGATGAACATCGGGCTGATGCGCCCCGGCCCGCGCGTCCGCAAGACATTGGCCTGCTCCTCGAAGGTCTTGACCCCGCCGATGCCCGAACCGATCACGGCGCCCGTGCGCTCGCCACGCAGCTCCTCTTCAGAAAGCCCGCTGTCGCGCACGGCGAGTTCGGCTGCCGCGAGCGCGAGCTGCACGTAGCGGTCAAGCTTGCGGGCCTCGCGGGGGTCCACGAAGGCGGAAAGGTCGTCCTTGACCTCGCCCGCGATCTTGCTGGCCACGTCCGCGGGGTCAAAGTGGGTGATGGGGCCGATGCCGCTTTTGCCCGCCCGCTGCGCCTCGGCGAAGGCCTGCGCCCCCGTCCCGATGGGTGTCACGGGGCCGAGCCCGGTGACTGCCACGCGCCTGAGTCCTGTCACGCTCATGCTGCCTCCTCTCCCCTGGGGGTCAAGGGAGGAGCCGGGCAGGGCCACGGTTTCCCGCAACCTCCCCCGGCCCCCGGTGTCTTGAAGGGTTACTGCTGAGAGCCGATGTAATCCACGGCCGCCTGCACCGTGCGGATCTTCTCGGCGTCCTCGTCGCTGATGGAGATGCCAAAGCGGTCTTCCAGCCCCATGATCAGCTCGACCGTTTCCAGGCTGTCGGCGCCGAGATCCTCGACGAACCGGGCTTCGGGGGTCACCTTGTCCGCGTCCACGCCGAGTTTCTCGACGATCACGTCCTTCACGTCTTCAAATGTCGCCATGCTCTGTTCCTCCTTGAACCTGAAGTCTCGCGCCAGTGTACACGCGCCGCCCAGGGCTGCCACCGAGACTAAACAGGGTTCAGAAATACAAAACCCCCGGTTTGCTGGGGGGTGCCCAGCGCGGCGCGAGTGGCATGGAGGGACGAGAGGGCTTCCTTCAGGGCTTGAATCAGGTGCGCCAGAGCGGTGATCAGGCCCGCGAGCGCACCGAGGATCGTGACGATCTCAGCAGCTTTGACAGGCCTTGTTTTCCGCTTCCCGCGTGTGGTAGGACGCTGCCTGCGTGACAGACGCATAGCACCCACCCCCTTTCCGCACCCGGAGTGGCCGCTCCGGGCACTTTCGTGTCGAATACGGCCCCGCTCGCTTGTTCCCCTGTCATGCAGCCCGTCCGTGCTGGACAGCGCGAGTTGACCTCAGTGCGGGTACAGTCCCCCGTCCACCCCGATGACCTGCCCCGTGACATACCCGGCGGCGTCCGAGGCGAGAAAGGCGACGAGGGCGGCCACTTCTTCCGGCTGACCGAAGCGGCCCAGGGGAATGCCGCCCAGGTACGTCTTTTGCACGTCTTCCGGTAATTGCGCCGTCATGTCCGACTCAATGAAGCCCGGCGCGACGGCATTCACGGTGATGCCGCGTCCGCCGTATTCCTTGGCGAGCGCCTTGGTCAGCCCGATCAGGCCCGCCTTGCTGGCGACGTAGTTGGCCTGGCCGGGGTTGCCCATCAGCCCGACGACGGAGGCAATGTTGATGATTCGCCCGGCCCGCGCCCGCATCATGTGCTTGATGGCGGCGCGGCTGGCGGCAAAGGCGCTGCCCAGGTTGGTGTCCAGCACGGCCTGCCAGTCCTCGTCCTTCATGCGGATGGCGAGGGTGTCGCGGGTGATGCCCGCGTTGTTGACGAGCACGTCGAGGCGGCCCATCGCCCCGATCACGTCTTCGACGAGGGCTCCGGCGTGGGCAGGCGTGGAGAGGTCGGCGCCGAAGACCTGCGCGGGCACGCCGAGGCCGCGAATCTCGTCGGCGACCCTCTCGGCTTCTGCCTGGTTGCGGCCGTAGTGGACGGCCACGCCGAAGCCCGCGCGGGCGAGCGAGAGGGCCATCGCGCGGCCCAAGCCCCGGCTGGAGCCGGTCACGAGCGCGATTTTATGGGCTTGGAGTTCAGATTGGGTCATGGAAGTCCTTGCAGGAAAGCGGCCAGCCGCCAGCGTCCGGCGGCCAGCCGGGAAGATTCAAAGCTGGGGGCTAAGCGCTGGAAGCTGAAAGCCGCGCACCTGCTCGGCGGTGCCGACGTTCAGGGTCCGGGCGTCCGGCAGGATGCGCTTCACCAGCCCGGTGAGGACCGTGCCGGGGCCGAACTCCACGAAGACCTCGGTCCCAGCGTCGGCCAGCGCCCGAATCGTCTCGACCCAGCGCACGCTCCCGGTGATCTGGCGGGCGAGGAGGTCGGGGAGGGCGGCAGGATCGGTGTTCGCCCCGGCGGTCACGTTGGCGTACACCGGGAAGGCGAGCGGCCCGAAGGCGGTGGCGTGCAGGCCCGGCGTCAGCCCCTCCCGCGCCGGGGCCATCAAGTCGCAGTGGAAGGGCGCACTGACCTTGAGGGGAATGGCCTTGAGGCCCCGCGTCTTCAGCTCGGCGGCAGCGGCGTCCACGGCAGCCTTCTCGCCGGAAATCACCGTCTGGGTGGGCGCATTGTAGTTGGCGGGCTGGACGATACCGGGCATGGCCGCGCAGACCTCGCGCACCACCTCCGGGTCGCCCATCACGGCGCTCATGGCCCCGGCGCCCACGGGTACGGCCGCCTGCATCAGCTCGCCCCGCTGGCGGGTCAGGCGCAGGGCGTCCGCGAGGCCCAGCGTTCTGGCCGCCACCAGCGCCGAGTACTCGCCCAGCGAGTGCCCCGCCGCGAAAGCCGGAGTCAGCCCCGTCTGCGCCTGCCACACCCGGAAAGCCGCCACGGACGCCGCGACGAGGGCGGGCTGCTGGTTGGCGGTCAGGGTGAGGTTTTCGAGCGGCCCCGTCTCGATCAGGCCGCGCAGGCCGGGCAGGGTCGCCTCGGCCTCGGCGTAGACGGCCCCGGCTTCGGGAAAGGCGGCGGCGAGGTCCGCGCCCATACCGACCGCGTGCGAGCCCTGTCCCGGAAAGAGAGCCGCGATCTTCATGCGGACACCTCGGCGGGGGCGGCGGCGCGGGCTTGCAGGCTGGGCGCCCCGGCCCACCAGCGCATCGTCCCGGCAGCCCAGCTCAGTCCGCCCCCGAAGGCGACGAGGAGGAGCTGCTGGCCGTCCTGAATGCGCCCGTCATCCAGCGCCTCGCGCAGGGCCAGCGGCACGGTCGCGCTCGACGTGTTGCCGTAGCGGTCCACGTTCACGACCGTCCTCGACATGGGTACCCCGAAGCGCTCGTTGGCGGCCTCGATGATACGGATGTTGGCCTGGTGCGGAATCACCCAGTCCACGTCGCTGCTCTTCAGGCCCGTCTTGGCGAGCACCTCGTTGCCGCTGTCGCCCAGCACGCGCACGGCGAACTTGAAGACCTCGCGGCCGTTCATGCCGACGCCGGGGGCCATTTCAAAGCCGCCGGGCAGACGGGGCGCGGCGCAGCGCAGGTAGAGGCTCGATCCCCCGGCTCCGTCGGCCCCCAGCACGAATTGCTGAAAGCCGTAGCCCACAGGCACCGGCCCCACGACCGCCGCGCCCGCCCCGTCCCCAAAAAGGATGGCGGTGTTGCGGTCGTCCTGGTCCACGATCTTGGAGAGGGCCTCGGCGCCGACCACGAGCACCCGCCGCGCCGTTCCCGCCAGGATCAGCCCCTGCGCCACGCTCAGGCCGTACACGAAGCCGCTGCACGCCGTCGAGAGGTCGAAGGCGGCGGCCCCGGTCAGGCCCACCTGCATGGCGATCAATGCCGCTGTGGAGGGCATCAGCGCGTCGGGGCTGACGGTCGCGCAGATCACGGCGTCCACCTCGCGCAGGGCGTCGGGGTCACGCGAGAGCAGGTCCCGTACGGCGGCTACCCCCACGTCGGAGGTGAACTCGTCCTCGGCCGCGAACCGGCGCTCGCGGATGCCGGTGCGGCTCTCGATCCACTCGGCGTTGGTGTCCAGCCGCGCCTCGAAGTCGGCGTTGCTGACCACCTGCGCGGGGGCGTAGGCGCCCAGCGCCGTGATGCCCAGGCTGGGGCGGTGGGGATTGGCCCCGGAATTGGTCGTCATGGGCCGACGCTAGCATTCTTTGAACAGCCGTTCAATGAATCGAGTTCAGTGTTGAGGCTGGGGGTAAAGGCGAGGGGCACGCCCCTGTGGACGTGCCCCCCCGCGAGAGTGGTGTTACTCTGACTTCTCGGCCTGGTCCTCGGCCGCGCCGGTCCCGTCCTGCTGGACCGCGCCTTCCTCGGTGCCGCCCTCGCCGTCGGTCTGGGTGCCCTCGGTCGCCTCAGGGTTGCTCTCGGCCTGGGCCGACTCGCCCGCCGTCAGTCCGGCGAGCGCCTGCTGGAGACCGCGCTCGCGCACCATGCTGATGTAGTAGGCGTTCAGGCCGTTCGGCCCGAGCTGGCTCTGAAGCTGCTGGGGGGTGAGGTTGTTGGCCTGCGCCAGCGCGGTCATGGTCTGGCTGAACTCGGCATCGCTGACCTGCACGTTCAGGTCCTCGGCGAGGCGCTCCAGGGCCAGGTCGCGGCGCACACGGCTCTCGGCGTTCTTGGCGAGGTCCGCCATGAACTCGTCGAGCTTGCCCTGCTCCTGCATGAAGGTCTCGTACTCGCCCCACTTCACGCCCTGGCGGCCGAGGTCGTCCTTGATCTCTTCCAGCATCGCGTCGCGGCGGCGGTCGAGCAGCGCCTGGGGAATCTCAGCCTGCATCCCGGAGACGAGGTGCTCAATGAACTCCTCGCGGCGGGCGGCGTCGCCCTCCTGGCGGGCGCGGCGCTCCAGCTCGCCCTTCAGGTCGGTGCGCAGGCGGTCGAGCGACTCGAAGTTCAGCGACTTGGCGAACTCGTCGCCCAGCTCCTGAAGCTGCTTGGTCTGCACGCCCTGCACCCGCACGCGGACGGTGTGCTCGGGGTGCTCGTGGTCACCGTGTTGGTGGGCGGGCACAGTGATCTCGACCTCGTCGCCGACGTTCTTGCCGATCAATGCGTCGCGCACGTGCGGCTCGGCCACGTCGAGGTAGACGGGGTAGGACCCGCCCTCGCCCTCGCCGAGTTCCTCGATGGTGACTTGGTCGGTCGCCTCGATGGGGCGCTCCACGGTCTGGAAGGTCGCGTTGCGCTCCTGCAGGTCGGAGAGGGTGCGCTCCAGCACCTCGTCGGTGATCTCGGGGGCCGCCGCCGTGAGCTGCGCCGAGCGCCAGTCACCCAGCGTGACGTCGGGGTACGTTTCCCCGCGCACCGTGAAGGTGAAGCTCTGGCCGCTCTGGAGGGCGCCGGGGTCGATCTGCGCGTCGACGAGGTTGAGCTTCAGCTCGCGGGCGGCCTGCGGGTAGTGGGCCTGCAGCAGACGGTCGCGCACTTCCTGCTCGACGTAGCCCTTGCCCACGCGGCCTTCGAGCACCTTGCGGGGCGCCTTGCCGGGACGGAAGCCGGGCACGCGCACGTCGCGCGCGAGGCCCGCCCACACCTGTTCGTAGGCGCGGTTGACCTCGGCGGCGGGCACCGCCACCTGAAACTGCACCTTGTTGCCTTCCTTGCTGATCAGCTCTGCCATAGCTCTCCTCTGTTTGGCCACCTCGCTCCCGGCTCCGCGCGGGCTGACCCGCGTGTGCCCTGGAGGGGGCGGCTCCATCCTCGTGTGTGCCTGCGTCCGCTCCGCGTTCCGCTGAAACTGGGACGCGGCGGCGGGCACGCGACATGCCGCCGCGCATCATAGAGCCTCGCGCACCTTTCGCGCGAGGGGAGCCGACCGCCAGCGCCAGGGGGCCAGGCCAAAGCGAAATCCCCCGCCAAGGCAGGGGAACTCACCTGTTGGTGCGAGGAAAGGGACTTGAACCCTCACTCCCTACGGGAACCAGATCCTAAGTCTGGTGCGTCTACCAGTTCCGCCATCCCCGCACGCACGTTAAAAAAGGCCCCGAACCTCGCCACTGGGCAGGGTCCGGGGGAAAGTGGGGTGGATTATGGGATTTGAACCCACGGCCTCCGCTTCCACAGAGCGGCGCTCTAACCAACTGAGCTAAACCCACCGCACGCGCCGCTTTCGCAGGCCCACACATCTTAGACGGGCCAGGCCGGGGTGTCAATCTGGGCGTGCCCCACCCTCCCCACGCGCTAGCCTGTTGCCCACCTATGAACTTCACCCTGCCCGAGGACCTGCGGGACATGCAGGCGGCCGTGCGCGACTTCATGCTGGAGGTGGTCGAGCCGCGTGCCCGCGAGATCGAGGACACCAACCGCGTCCCGCCCGAGCTGATGCGCGGGGCCGCCGAGCTGGGGCTGTTCGGCCTGAGTATCCCTGAGGAATACGGCGGGGTCGGCCTGGGTGCCCTGGGCCGCTGCGCCGTGTACGAGGCGATGGGGCAAGGGCACATGGGCTTCGGCGGGGTGATCAGCGCCCACGCGAGCATCGGCACAAGCGGGCTGGTCCGGCTGGGCACCGAGGAGCAGAAACGGCGCTTCCTGCCGCGCATGGCGAGCGGCGAGTGCATCGCGGGATTCGCCATCACCGAACCGTCGAGCGGGTCGGACGCCGCCAATATCCGCACACGGGCCGAGCGGCGGGGCGACGTATACGTGCTGAACGGCACCAAGCACTACATCTCCAACGCTCCCATCGCGGGGCTGCTCACCGTCATCGCGGTGACGGACCCGGCGCGGGGCACGCGCGGCATGAGCGCTTTTCTGATTGAGCCGCAGAGCACGCCCGGCGTGACCATCGGCAAGATCGACGAGAAGATGGGGCAGAAGGGTGCCCTCTCCGCCGAGGTCATCTTCGAGGACGCCGAGGTGCCTGCCGAGAACCTCCTCGGCCCCGAGCACCTGGGCTACCGCGAGGCTCTGGGCATCCTGACGAACGGGCGGGTGGGCATCGCCGCGCGGTCCACGGGCGCCATGCAGCGGCTGCTGGACCTCTCGGTGGCGCACGCCAAGACCCGCGAGCAGTTCGGGCAGCCCATCGCGGAGTTTCAGGCGGTGCAGTTCATGCTCGCCGAGATGGAGGTCGCCATTCAGACCAGCCGCCTGCTGTGGCAGAAGGTCGCCTGGATGGTGGACGCGGGGCAGGACGTGCGCCGGATGGCGTCCGTCGCCAAGCTGCACGCGACCGAAATGCTCTCGCAGGTGGCGGACAAGGCCGTGCAGGTCGCCGGGGGCATGGGCTACATGAAGGACTCGCCCGTGGAGCGGTACTACCGTGACCAGCGGCTGCTGCGGATTTACGAGGGCACCAGCGAGATTCAGAAGCTGATCATCGCTCGGGACCTGCTGGCCTAGGCCTCCAACCCCATCAGCCACCACCGCACAAACTCCGGCAGCCGCGCCCGCCACGCCTCCTCGTCGTGCCAGTGGCCCTCGCCGATGGTGAGGTGGACCTCGGCCACTTTCGGGCGTAAGCGGGCGGCAAGGTCGCGGGTCAGCTCCACGATCTCGTCGGCTCCCTTCAGGCTGTCACCCTCGTGGTCGCCCATGTCGAGCCACACGCGGGCCTGGGGGTCGGCGCGGCCTTCCAGCCAGCGCAGGAAGGCGAAGTCGGCGGGCCAGATCGCGGGGCTGAACACGCCGAGGGTGCCGTAGGTGCCGGGGTCGCGCAGCCCCGCGTAGGCGGTGATCAGGCCGCCGAAGGAGGACCCGGCGAGCGCCGTACGACTCGCAGGGGTGTCCCCAAACCGCCCGCGCAGATGCGGCAGCAACGTCTCCCGCAGCCAGTCGGCGTACTCGTCCGCACCGGACTCGAACCCGTTCAGCTCGAAGGCGAAGGGCACGTAGCGGCGGCTCCGGTCCTCGTTCACGGGGAGGGCGGCGATGCGGCAGGGGAAGCCCGCGTCGGCCAGCGCCTGAGCGGCCCCCGCCGCGTCCCAGCTCTCGCCCGCAAAAGAGGGTCCCTCGTCGAACACGTTCTGGCCGTCGTGCAGGATCAGCAGCGGCAGGTCGCCCTTTGCGTCCTGAGGCCACCACAACCGCACGGGTTGCTCGCCCCAGGGGGACGCGAGCGCGACCGTCTCGCGCGGGGGGGCGCTGCGGGCGGGGCGGTCCCGGCCCCCCTGCCCGTCCTGCCAACCCGCCACCGGGAGGTCGAGGGTGGTGTCCCCATGCACCACGAGCCGGTGGGCCGGGGCGCGGCCTCCCCAGGCGTCCCCCTCCTCGGTGACGGTGCCGTCCGGAGACAGCGCCCGCACCTTCACGTTCAGCAGCGTCCCCTGGGGCAGCTCGGCGGCGAGCGTCCCGTCCGGGGCAAAGGTCCAACCTTCCGCCTCATCGCTCCAGCCCCGGTGCGTGCCAGTCAGAAAGCAGACGGCCCCCGGCATGGGGGGTGGGGTGTGCAGCCGGAACAGGACGCGGGGCATGACCCCCAGTATGCCCACACTTCCCATGAAGGCCGCTTCAGCTCTCCGTGAGGCCGCTGTCAGGCGTGCGAGCGTAGGATTTCAGCGTGGTAGACGGGCTCCGACTCCTCTCTGCCCCGACGGTCCAGGGCTTGCCCCCTCCCCGGAAAGTTGATATAGTTGCACTCAAGTTTCCTGGCAACACCCTCGCCAGAGACCCCTTCTCCAGAGTCATCTCGGGCGTTACAAAGGAGCCTTCATGCCCACTGCCAATCAACCCACCCCGCTGCCCGCCAACGTGCCTGTGTGCCCGGTGCGCGGCAGCGTCATCTACCCGACGATGGTGCAGCACATCGACGCCAGCCGTGCCCTCTCGATCAATGCCATTGAGGCGGCGATGGCGGGCGACAAGGTCATCCTGATCGTGTCGCAGCGCGACAAGGACGTGGACGACCCGCAGGGCACCGACCTGTACGACGTGGGCACCGCCTGCAACGTGCTGCGCGTGCGCAAGAACCCCGACGGCACCGTGCAGATGCTGGTCGCCGCCGTGTCGCGTGCCCGCGTGACCGCGTACCAGCGCGGCGACTACCTCACCGCCGACGTCGAAGAGCTGCCCACCGAGACGGGCGACCCCGTCGAGCTTCAGGCGCTGGCCCGCGAGCTGCGCGAGAAGTTCGAGACGGTGGCCCAGGGAGGCCGCATCGGGGCCGAGAGTGTCCAGACCATTCAGGGCAAGGACGACCCCGGCGAGATGGCCGACCACATCGCCTTCAACCTCGACTTCAAGCTGGAAGACAAGCAGGCGGTGCTGGAAGCCGCCCGCCTGACCGACCGCGTGCGCCGGGTGCTCACGCTGCTCGACACCGAGCAGGAGGTGCAGGCGGTGCAGGCCCGCATCCGCGCCCAGGTCAAGGAAGAGATCGACAAGAACCAGCGCGAGTACTACCTGCGCGAGCAGATGAAGGTCATCCAGAAGGAGTTGCAGGGCGGCGACGACGGCGAAGAAGGCGACGAGGCCGAAGCCTTCCGCGCCAAGATTGACGCGCTGGGCCTGTCGCC
This region of Deinococcus sp. HSC-46F16 genomic DNA includes:
- a CDS encoding alpha/beta hydrolase; this encodes MPRVLFRLHTPPPMPGAVCFLTGTHRGWSDEAEGWTFAPDGTLAAELPQGTLLNVKVRALSPDGTVTEEGDAWGGRAPAHRLVVHGDTTLDLPVAGWQDGQGGRDRPARSAPPRETVALASPWGEQPVRLWWPQDAKGDLPLLILHDGQNVFDEGPSFAGESWDAAGAAQALADAGFPCRIAALPVNEDRSRRYVPFAFELNGFESGADEYADWLRETLLPHLRGRFGDTPASRTALAGSSFGGLITAYAGLRDPGTYGTLGVFSPAIWPADFAFLRWLEGRADPQARVWLDMGDHEGDSLKGADEIVELTRDLAARLRPKVAEVHLTIGEGHWHDEEAWRARLPEFVRWWLMGLEA